The DNA region TCGAGCAGCTGGTGCGGCCGATTGATACGGTGCGCAGCACGAAGGAACTCGTGAAGGAATAACAGACGGAACGCCGCAGCAGAGAAAGCCGTCCGGCTCGTAACGAGTCAGGGCGGTTTTTTTCGCTTTACACTATCGAATCGTTGGCAGATCCTCCAGCGGTCCAGACCCAAAGGGATGGTCGACAAGATACAGCCAATGCCCTTCCGGCTGCTGCCTGACGATCTCCGAGGTATGGCCTTGCAGCAGCAAGGGCTCTCCGTCCGGTCCTGTCGAATGCAATGTGAAGTGCGCGCGCAAAAGCGCCATATTTTCAAAAGGGATACAGTATATGTTAGTCGAGGTCATGGTGCCTCCAAGCTGAAGCAGCTCCTTGAGGCTCGCGCGGAAGGAGTCGAGGCCGGTCTCCAAAGCTCCGCCAGGGTGCACGTGGATGCTGCCGGGCTCATACAGCGCAAGCAGCCGCCTAAGCTCTCCTGAATTATAAGCGTCGGCAAAAGCCGCATTCATCTCTTCCGGCCGAAGGACAGGCTTGTCTGGAAACGGTGATTTCATTGAATCTCCTCTTTCGTTATGATGGTTATAGCGACAGTTTATCGAAGAAGGAGCCGTACTGTAAGTACGCAGTAATTGATTACATAGTCATCCAAAGATGACAGAGGAGGTTGTCGAGCACCATGCCTTACGAAGACCAGGTTTACGGCTGCCCCGCCGATGTCGGCCTTCAGATGATCAGCGGAAAGTGGAAGCCCCGCATTTTATATGAGCTGTTTCAAGGAACACGGAGATTCGGCGAGCTGCAAAGGGCGATCTCGGATGTATCGCGGCATGTACTCACGGTCCATCTAAGGGAGCTGGAGCATGCCGGCATCGTTCGCAGAACGGTTTATGCCGAGGTTCCGCCGAAGGTGGAATACACGATTACGGATTACGGCCGAAGCTTTGAGCCGATCCTTGAAGCACTGGTTCACCTGGGCGAAGAATATATCGCATCGCACAAGGATGAGCGGGACTCTTAGGCAAGACCCTTTACCCCATAAACCCCGCGCCTGCACATCCGTCCTACCGATTAAGTACATGAATTTCAGTTTAAATACAAATACTGTATAGGAATGGATGACTAAGCGGTTGGGGTGAGCTTTGTGAAACAGAAGAATTTATTGAAAAATGTCGTGTTCTCGGTTTCAGCCGTCATCATTGCGGTGCTCGCTATTTTGGGAGCGGTCATGCCGGGCGCCTTTGGTGAAGTGGCGGGATATCTATATAGGTTCACGACCACGAATTTCGGATGGTTCTACCTGCTCTCGATTTTTGCTATCATCATTTTTCTGATCTGGGTTGCCGCCAGTAAGTACGGGACGATTCGCCTGGGAGGCGAGAAGGAAAAGCCGGAATATCCGTTCTTCACCTGGATCGGCATGCTGTTCTCGGCCGGCTTCGGCGTCGGGCTTGTATTCTGGGGCGTCGCGGAACCGATGAGCCATTTCTTTAAAACCCCCTTTGCAGGCGTAGAGGCCCAAGGCGTGGAAGCGGCCCGTGTGGCGATGGGCTATTCCTTCTTCCACTGGGGGATCAGTCAATGGTCGGTATTTGCCCTTGTCGGTCTGGTGATTGCCTTCCTGCAGTTCCGCAAGAACAAGAACGGTCTTGTGTCCACCGCCCTCGAACCGGTTACCGGGTCCAGGCCGGTGGTAAGGAACAGCATTGATATCTTGGCCGTCATTGCTACCGTGATGGGAATCGCGACCTCCATTGGTCTTGGGGTGCTGCAGATGAGCGGCGGATTGAATACTATTACGGGGATTTATAATGGCGTCGGTCTTCAGATGGGGATTTTGGCGATTATCTTTGTGGCCTACATGATCTCTACAACGTCAGGTCTTGATAAAGGAATTAAGATCTTAAGCAACTTGAATCTGGCGATGGCGCTCATATTTTTGCTGTTTGTGTTTGTCACCGGGCCATCGGTTTTCATTCTGGAGACCTTCACCATGGCGCTGGGCGATTATATCTCGAATTTCGTATCGTACAGCCTGCGGCTGCAGCCCTATGCGGAAGGCTCTTGGGTAAGGGAATGGACGATTTTCTACTGGGCGTGGGCGATTGCCTGGTCACCATATGTTGGTGCTTTCGTAGCCAGGGTGTCCAGAGGACGAACCGTGCGGGAGTTTATCGTCGGGGTTATGGTCGTGCCGCCGGTCATCGCCTGTCTGTGGATTGCCGTATTCGGCGGAACCGCGCTCTGGTATGATCTGCATGAGAATACCGGGATTGCAGCCGCCGTTAATGCGGATGTCACTTCGGCATTGTTCCAGCTGTTTAATCAGCTGCCCTTATCCTCCGTGATGAACGTGCTGGCGATCATTCTGATTCTGACGTTTCTGGTGACATCCGCAGATTCAGCGACGTATATATTGTCCAGCATGACGACTTACGGCAGCCTGAACCCTTCCCTGATGGTCAAAATCGTATGGGGAACGCTAATGGCCGGCATTGCTGGCGTGCTGCTGTACGCCGGGGGATTAGAGGCGCTTCAGACCGCCTCCCTGATCGCGGCGCTGCCGTTTACGGTGCTTCTGCTGCTGCTGATCGTCGCGGTGGTGAGGCTTATGGCGCATGAGCCGCTGCCCGTACGAAAGGCTGATCTCAAACGATTCCGACGTTTGGAGGAAGCGGCGAATAAGGGGAGAAAGTAACGTATGAATAATGCCTGAATGAATAAAGCCCTGATGACACGTGAAATGTCTTCAGGGCTCTTTACAATTCAGGGATAGGCTAAAGCTTTTCCAATTTAGGGTTAGGCACGATTAACTGCGCTTTAACAGCAAGTAGACGAAATACGGTGCGCCGATAATGGCGACCATGATGCCGGCCGCAATGCCATCAGGGTCCACGATGTTGCGCCCGATCGTATCGGCCAGCAGCAGGAGCCATCCTCCGATCAGGACCGCAATCGGAATGTACAGCTGATTGCGGGGGCCGACCAGCGCTTTGGCAATATGAGGGCCCATCAGACCGATGAACGTGATGCCGCCGGTGACGGATACGGCGGAACCTGC from Paenibacillus ihbetae includes:
- a CDS encoding YybH family protein, which gives rise to MKSPFPDKPVLRPEEMNAAFADAYNSGELRRLLALYEPGSIHVHPGGALETGLDSFRASLKELLQLGGTMTSTNIYCIPFENMALLRAHFTLHSTGPDGEPLLLQGHTSEIVRQQPEGHWLYLVDHPFGSGPLEDLPTIR
- a CDS encoding winged helix-turn-helix transcriptional regulator; this encodes MPYEDQVYGCPADVGLQMISGKWKPRILYELFQGTRRFGELQRAISDVSRHVLTVHLRELEHAGIVRRTVYAEVPPKVEYTITDYGRSFEPILEALVHLGEEYIASHKDERDS
- a CDS encoding BCCT family transporter, with amino-acid sequence MKQKNLLKNVVFSVSAVIIAVLAILGAVMPGAFGEVAGYLYRFTTTNFGWFYLLSIFAIIIFLIWVAASKYGTIRLGGEKEKPEYPFFTWIGMLFSAGFGVGLVFWGVAEPMSHFFKTPFAGVEAQGVEAARVAMGYSFFHWGISQWSVFALVGLVIAFLQFRKNKNGLVSTALEPVTGSRPVVRNSIDILAVIATVMGIATSIGLGVLQMSGGLNTITGIYNGVGLQMGILAIIFVAYMISTTSGLDKGIKILSNLNLAMALIFLLFVFVTGPSVFILETFTMALGDYISNFVSYSLRLQPYAEGSWVREWTIFYWAWAIAWSPYVGAFVARVSRGRTVREFIVGVMVVPPVIACLWIAVFGGTALWYDLHENTGIAAAVNADVTSALFQLFNQLPLSSVMNVLAIILILTFLVTSADSATYILSSMTTYGSLNPSLMVKIVWGTLMAGIAGVLLYAGGLEALQTASLIAALPFTVLLLLLIVAVVRLMAHEPLPVRKADLKRFRRLEEAANKGRK